A single window of Anaerocolumna chitinilytica DNA harbors:
- a CDS encoding polysaccharide deacetylase family protein gives MSNKKHLLVSLILAVTLFFLTLPLINQTKDSWKAALSSQSDAVGENTENVYLPIIMYHDIKKNSAGKDIINPGEFESDLKYLKENNYTTITMKDVIDYVYDGKPLPENPIMITFDDGYLTTYRYGYPLLQKYQMKIVLSIIGKSTDDFTRVGDDHLEYAHLTWPLLDEMLQSGLIEIQNHTYNLHSTRAGRVGCKQKRNESAEEYEAVLSEDIMKLQQEIVEMTGNAPTTFTIPYGEYNDNTIDIIKKLGFKAALTCDYGINKLTNDKEALFRLKRICRSHNYPIDELLKDVKKTIR, from the coding sequence ATGTCTAATAAAAAACATTTGTTAGTAAGTCTTATCCTGGCAGTGACCTTATTCTTTCTAACACTGCCGTTAATTAATCAAACAAAGGATTCCTGGAAGGCCGCCTTGTCTTCACAATCCGACGCTGTCGGAGAAAATACGGAGAATGTATATCTGCCGATTATCATGTATCATGATATTAAAAAGAATAGTGCTGGCAAGGATATCATTAATCCAGGCGAATTTGAAAGTGATCTGAAATATCTGAAAGAAAATAATTACACAACTATCACCATGAAGGATGTTATTGATTATGTTTATGATGGTAAGCCTCTTCCGGAGAATCCAATCATGATAACATTTGATGACGGCTATCTTACGACTTACCGGTATGGTTATCCTCTGCTGCAGAAATATCAAATGAAGATTGTCTTATCCATCATTGGTAAAAGCACTGATGACTTTACCAGGGTGGGAGATGATCACCTGGAATATGCACATCTTACCTGGCCCCTGTTAGATGAGATGCTTCAATCAGGATTGATTGAAATACAAAACCACACCTACAATCTACATTCAACACGGGCCGGCAGAGTGGGCTGTAAACAAAAAAGGAACGAATCAGCAGAGGAATATGAAGCGGTTCTTTCCGAAGATATCATGAAACTTCAACAGGAAATTGTTGAGATGACCGGGAATGCCCCCACTACCTTTACTATTCCTTACGGTGAATACAATGATAACACAATTGATATTATTAAAAAACTCGGATTTAAAGCAGCGTTGACCTGTGATTACGGGATTAATAAACTAACAAATGATAAAGAAGCACTTTTTCGATTAAAAAGAATATGCCGTTCACACAACTACCCCATTGATGAACTACTAAAGGATGTAAAAAAAACTATCCGGTAG
- a CDS encoding oleate hydratase, with product MYYSNGNYEAFARPRKPEGVDKKSAYLVGSGLASLAAACFLVRDGQMKGERIHILEEMSLPGGACDGIKDSERGFVIRGGREMENHFECLWDLFRSIPSLETEGASVLDEFYWLNKKDPNYSLMRATVKRGEDAHTDGKFGLSEKASTEIIKLFFTKDEDLYDKKISDVFTQEFFDSNFWLYWRTMFAFEDWHSALEMKLYIQRFIHHIGGLPDFKALKFTKYNQYESLILPMVKYLEAHNVSFQYDTRVTNVVFEKKGGKKVAVRIECIREGKKENIDLIEDDLVFVTNGSCTENSSLGDNDHPAVLKDGPGGCWELWRNIAKQDPSFGHPDKFCTDIKATNWESATVTTLDDRIPPYIEKICKRDPFSGKVVTGGIITVKDSKWLMSYTLNRQPHFKEQPRNQLVVWVYGLFTDVPGDYVKKPMKDCTGIEITEEWLYHLGVPETQIHDMAVNSARCVPVMMPYITAFFMPRTAGDRPKVVPEACVNFAFIGQFADTVRDTVFTTEYSVRTAMEAVYTLLDVDRGVPEVFNSCYDIRVLLDSTSKMMDGEKIGDKKLPFPLNIVKKKALKKVSGTVIEDLLKRYNVI from the coding sequence ATGTATTACAGTAATGGAAATTATGAAGCATTTGCTCGTCCAAGAAAGCCGGAGGGCGTAGATAAAAAATCTGCTTACCTGGTAGGTTCAGGTCTTGCCTCTTTAGCAGCTGCTTGCTTTCTTGTAAGAGATGGACAGATGAAAGGTGAACGTATTCACATATTAGAAGAGATGAGCCTTCCCGGCGGAGCCTGTGATGGTATTAAAGACAGCGAGAGAGGATTTGTTATCCGCGGCGGAAGAGAGATGGAGAATCATTTCGAATGTCTGTGGGATTTATTCCGCTCTATTCCTTCCCTGGAAACAGAAGGAGCTTCTGTACTGGATGAATTCTATTGGTTAAATAAAAAGGATCCTAATTATTCTTTAATGAGAGCAACGGTAAAGCGTGGAGAGGATGCTCATACGGATGGTAAATTCGGACTCAGCGAAAAAGCTTCCACTGAGATAATCAAACTCTTTTTTACCAAAGATGAAGACTTATATGATAAAAAGATCAGCGATGTTTTCACCCAGGAATTCTTTGATTCAAACTTCTGGCTCTATTGGAGAACCATGTTTGCCTTCGAAGATTGGCACAGTGCCCTTGAGATGAAGCTTTACATTCAGAGATTTATCCATCATATCGGCGGCCTTCCTGATTTTAAAGCCTTAAAATTTACAAAGTACAATCAGTATGAATCTTTAATACTTCCAATGGTGAAATACCTGGAGGCACATAATGTTTCCTTCCAATACGACACAAGGGTAACCAATGTTGTATTTGAAAAGAAAGGCGGCAAGAAAGTTGCTGTCAGAATTGAATGTATCAGAGAAGGCAAAAAAGAGAATATTGATCTGATAGAAGATGATCTGGTATTTGTAACAAACGGCAGCTGTACGGAAAACTCCTCTTTAGGAGACAATGATCATCCGGCTGTATTAAAGGACGGCCCGGGAGGATGTTGGGAGCTTTGGAGAAACATCGCAAAACAGGACCCTTCCTTTGGACATCCGGATAAGTTCTGTACCGATATTAAAGCAACTAATTGGGAATCTGCAACAGTTACAACGCTGGATGACAGGATTCCACCTTATATTGAGAAGATCTGCAAGAGAGATCCTTTCAGCGGTAAAGTCGTTACCGGCGGAATTATTACAGTCAAAGATTCCAAATGGTTAATGAGCTACACCTTAAACCGCCAGCCTCATTTTAAAGAACAGCCAAGAAATCAGCTGGTTGTATGGGTTTATGGATTATTTACAGATGTACCCGGGGACTATGTCAAGAAACCTATGAAGGACTGCACCGGAATAGAGATTACAGAAGAGTGGTTGTACCATTTAGGAGTACCGGAAACCCAGATTCATGATATGGCTGTAAATTCCGCAAGGTGTGTTCCTGTAATGATGCCCTATATCACAGCTTTCTTCATGCCCAGAACAGCAGGCGACAGACCCAAGGTAGTGCCGGAGGCCTGTGTAAACTTTGCATTTATCGGACAGTTTGCAGATACCGTTAGAGATACTGTATTCACAACAGAATATTCCGTTCGTACTGCCATGGAAGCGGTATACACATTGCTGGATGTGGACAGAGGCGTACCGGAAGTATTTAATTCCTGCTATGATATCCGGGTACTCTTAGATTCCACCTCCAAAATGATGGACGGAGAGAAGATAGGAGACAAGAAACTTCCCTTCCCTTTAAACATTGTCAAGAAAAAAGCATTAAAGAAAGTATCAGGAACCGTAATAGAAGATTTATTAAAGCGCTATAATGTAATATAA
- a CDS encoding DUF2089 domain-containing protein, with translation MKYKAPGNCPVCGEKLSITKLGCPKCHTSLEGDFEPCEFCRLPAEDLEFAKVFIKCRGNIKDVEKELGISYPTVRGKLDSVIRNLGFEVSVKEAARDVDLLKEAKNEILEQLSRGEITPKEATEKIKKLSI, from the coding sequence ATGAAGTACAAAGCTCCCGGCAATTGCCCGGTATGCGGTGAAAAACTTTCTATTACAAAGCTCGGATGTCCGAAGTGTCATACCTCCCTGGAGGGGGACTTTGAACCCTGTGAGTTCTGCCGTTTACCGGCCGAGGACCTGGAATTTGCAAAAGTATTCATAAAATGCAGGGGTAATATAAAGGATGTAGAGAAAGAACTAGGTATTTCATATCCTACCGTCAGGGGTAAATTGGACTCAGTAATCCGAAACCTCGGCTTTGAAGTATCTGTAAAGGAAGCAGCCAGAGACGTAGATTTACTGAAAGAAGCAAAAAATGAAATACTAGAACAACTCTCCCGTGGAGAGATAACACCAAAGGAAGCTACGGAAAAGATTAAAAAATTATCGATATAA
- a CDS encoding GNAT family N-acetyltransferase codes for MKLQIAKVVSAEDIKQLAQAALKIWNEYYIQIITKEQIDYMVNKFQSAEAIADQIENQGYEYYLLKPEDAIAGYIGVKETPQDFLFLSKFYILKENRGKGYAREAMDFMTELCKQRGIKKIWLTVNRNNENSIKVYEKFGFHVIKTQVSDIGNGYVMDDFIMEKDIL; via the coding sequence ATGAAATTACAAATAGCGAAAGTAGTATCGGCGGAAGATATTAAACAGTTGGCACAGGCTGCTCTTAAAATATGGAATGAATATTATATTCAGATAATTACAAAAGAGCAAATCGATTATATGGTGAATAAGTTCCAGTCAGCGGAGGCGATTGCCGACCAGATTGAGAATCAGGGCTATGAATACTATTTACTAAAACCGGAGGATGCCATTGCCGGATATATAGGAGTAAAGGAAACACCACAGGATTTTCTTTTTCTAAGCAAGTTCTACATATTGAAAGAAAACAGGGGAAAGGGTTATGCCAGAGAAGCAATGGACTTTATGACTGAACTTTGTAAGCAAAGAGGCATTAAGAAAATCTGGCTTACTGTTAACCGGAATAATGAAAACAGTATCAAGGTATATGAAAAATTTGGTTTTCATGTCATTAAGACTCAGGTAAGTGATATCGGAAACGGTTATGTAATGGATGATTTTATTATGGAGAAAGATATTTTATAA
- a CDS encoding purine-nucleoside phosphorylase: protein MYKKVLESAEYIKSKIKLAPKLSVVLGSGLGDIVESLTEKEIVEYKDIPNFPTSTVKGHAGRIVVGKLSGTPVLIMQGRFHFFEGYSMKEVAYPVFVMKLLGITKLILTNACGGINERFVPGTIMLISDFINLMPSNPLIGINDDRFGPRFPDMTEPYSLDLLEQARKAAKQNCLPFGEGVYAGFPGPYYETAAEIRMIRTLGADAVGMSTVPETIAANYLGIKVLGLAVITNMATGIQKVKHSHERVIETANKASKDLSILLEEVIKGL from the coding sequence ATGTATAAGAAAGTATTAGAATCCGCAGAGTATATTAAAAGCAAAATAAAACTGGCACCGAAGCTTTCGGTAGTTCTTGGCTCAGGACTTGGAGATATTGTTGAGTCCCTTACAGAGAAAGAAATAGTAGAATATAAGGATATACCGAATTTTCCGACTTCTACCGTAAAAGGACATGCTGGAAGAATAGTAGTGGGCAAGCTTTCCGGAACACCGGTGTTGATTATGCAGGGAAGATTTCATTTTTTTGAAGGGTATTCCATGAAAGAGGTAGCCTACCCGGTATTTGTAATGAAGCTACTAGGAATTACGAAATTGATACTAACCAATGCCTGCGGAGGAATTAATGAACGTTTTGTTCCCGGTACAATTATGCTGATATCCGATTTTATCAATCTGATGCCTTCAAATCCACTGATTGGTATCAACGATGATAGATTCGGCCCCAGATTTCCGGATATGACAGAACCTTATAGTCTGGATCTGCTGGAGCAGGCTAGAAAGGCTGCTAAACAGAACTGTCTGCCATTTGGGGAAGGAGTATATGCAGGTTTTCCCGGACCTTACTATGAAACGGCCGCAGAGATCAGAATGATTCGGACTCTTGGTGCGGATGCAGTGGGAATGTCCACAGTACCGGAAACAATTGCTGCGAATTATCTTGGAATAAAGGTACTTGGCTTAGCTGTCATCACGAATATGGCAACAGGGATTCAGAAGGTAAAACATTCTCATGAAAGAGTTATTGAAACTGCCAACAAAGCATCGAAAGACCTGAGCATATTGTTGGAAGAAGTAATAAAAGGCTTGTAA
- a CDS encoding phage holin family protein — protein MKKVFFHYISYIAVIYLLSLAIPSVSVYSSASLLIVGLVLLFVNLLIKPLLLLITLPFNIITLGLFNFVVNAWTIMIADHFVTGVNMGGFLNSLLAAFLISILKSFLEDKK, from the coding sequence ATGAAAAAGGTATTTTTTCACTATATTTCTTACATAGCGGTTATCTATCTGCTCTCCCTGGCTATACCGTCTGTATCCGTTTATAGCAGTGCCTCATTATTAATCGTCGGCCTGGTATTACTGTTTGTGAACCTGCTAATAAAACCGCTGTTATTACTGATAACACTTCCTTTTAACATCATAACCTTGGGATTATTCAACTTTGTGGTTAATGCATGGACCATTATGATTGCAGATCACTTTGTTACCGGAGTAAATATGGGAGGTTTTCTAAATTCCCTCCTTGCTGCCTTCTTAATCAGTATCCTTAAGAGTTTTTTGGAAGATAAAAAGTAG
- the rfbB gene encoding dTDP-glucose 4,6-dehydratase: MKTYLITGGAGFIGSNYIHYLMEKYKGDIRIINLDALTYCGRRENVSCYEDSGAYEFIKGDICEEVLLERIFRENTIDYVVHFAAHSHVDRSIGSPREFALVNVCGTLNLLDAARKAWEDDYKQKRFLYISTDEVYGELPATGKFTETTPLSPRNPYSASKAGGDHMARAYYETYGLPVLVTRCSNNYGPYQYKEKFIPNCILNCQLTKPVPIYGDGLNVRNWLYVTDHLSAIDTVLQGGKPGEVYNIGAAEDYTNLEVVKRIMDILSQDYHLVVPPLIFVEDRKGHDRRYSMDSSKLQRELGWKQKVSFEEGIRKTLHWYMKNKSFMLM; the protein is encoded by the coding sequence ATGAAAACATATCTAATTACTGGAGGAGCAGGTTTTATTGGCTCCAACTATATCCACTACCTGATGGAAAAATATAAGGGAGATATCCGTATCATCAATCTGGATGCCCTCACCTACTGCGGGCGCAGGGAAAATGTCAGCTGTTATGAAGACAGCGGTGCTTATGAATTCATAAAGGGTGATATCTGCGAGGAGGTTCTGTTAGAAAGGATATTCAGAGAGAATACCATCGACTATGTAGTGCATTTTGCAGCACATTCCCATGTGGACAGAAGCATTGGCTCCCCCAGGGAATTCGCCCTGGTAAATGTCTGCGGTACGCTAAACCTTTTGGATGCCGCAAGAAAAGCCTGGGAAGATGATTATAAGCAGAAACGCTTTCTCTATATTTCTACAGATGAAGTGTACGGCGAACTTCCAGCCACCGGTAAGTTTACGGAAACCACACCTCTCTCCCCCAGAAATCCCTATTCAGCCAGCAAAGCAGGCGGCGACCATATGGCTAGAGCTTATTATGAGACTTATGGTCTTCCCGTACTGGTTACAAGATGCTCCAACAACTACGGGCCTTATCAATACAAGGAAAAATTCATCCCTAATTGTATCTTAAACTGTCAGCTGACGAAGCCTGTTCCCATCTATGGAGACGGACTTAATGTACGAAATTGGCTTTATGTTACGGATCATCTCAGTGCTATAGACACTGTGCTCCAAGGAGGAAAACCCGGTGAGGTCTATAATATCGGAGCTGCCGAGGACTATACGAATCTGGAGGTGGTTAAGCGTATTATGGATATTCTCAGCCAGGATTACCACCTTGTAGTACCTCCCCTTATCTTTGTAGAAGACCGAAAAGGTCATGACAGAAGATACTCTATGGATTCCTCCAAGCTTCAAAGGGAACTTGGCTGGAAACAGAAAGTTTCCTTCGAGGAAGGAATCAGAAAAACTCTTCATTGGTATATGAAGAATAAAAGCTTCATGCTTATGTAA
- a CDS encoding TetR-like C-terminal domain-containing protein, with amino-acid sequence MSQTTKKALAYSLKKLLKQKPLDKITVTDITEDCEVNRQTFYYHFRDIYDLVEWIYTIEATKALDGNKTATTWQQGFLQIFEYILENKAFVKSTYHSVNREHLESYLYNETFNLLIGVLNEFAEGMSVRDEDKAFIANFYKFAFVGLVLDWIGKGMKEEPKDLMERLSILLQGDFKNALDKFKTKPSIFAKTNSEKQG; translated from the coding sequence ATGTCACAAACGACAAAAAAGGCCTTAGCTTATTCTCTGAAGAAGCTGTTAAAGCAAAAGCCCTTAGATAAAATAACAGTAACAGATATTACCGAGGACTGTGAAGTTAACAGACAGACCTTTTACTATCATTTTAGAGATATTTATGATTTAGTGGAGTGGATCTATACCATTGAAGCTACAAAAGCGTTGGATGGGAATAAGACTGCTACGACCTGGCAGCAGGGGTTCCTTCAGATATTTGAATATATTCTGGAGAACAAAGCTTTTGTAAAGAGTACCTATCATTCTGTTAACAGAGAGCATTTGGAATCCTATCTCTATAATGAAACCTTCAATTTGCTGATTGGCGTATTGAATGAATTCGCAGAAGGTATGTCTGTAAGAGATGAAGATAAAGCTTTTATTGCAAACTTTTATAAATTTGCTTTCGTAGGTCTGGTGCTTGACTGGATTGGCAAAGGTATGAAAGAGGAGCCAAAAGACTTAATGGAAAGGCTAAGTATATTACTTCAAGGTGATTTTAAGAACGCATTAGATAAATTTAAAACAAAACCTTCTATCTTTGCAAAAACAAATTCTGAAAAGCAAGGATAG
- a CDS encoding DegV family protein: MSDYIITCCSTADMSVDFFQENHIPIVHFHYTMEGKEYEDDFGKSMPLDLFYNKIKEGAASTTSQPNAEQYMEVWEPILLAGKDVLHISLSSGISGAYNSACIAREMLNEKYLNNKVTVVDSLAASSGYGLLVTLAAEKKKSGSTLEECEKWLQDNKLTIHHWFFSTDLTSYYRGGRISATSAAFGTILKICPLLNVNHEGKLIPRDKYRGKKKVSEEMVKRMEQFAKDRYDYSGKCYLSHSACYEDARLVADMIEEKFPKLDGKVMINNIGTVIGSHTGPGTVALYFVGDERKE, from the coding sequence ATGTCTGATTACATTATAACTTGCTGTTCCACAGCAGATATGTCAGTTGATTTTTTTCAGGAGAATCATATACCCATAGTTCATTTTCATTATACGATGGAAGGGAAAGAGTATGAAGACGACTTTGGAAAATCAATGCCCTTAGACTTATTCTATAATAAGATTAAAGAAGGGGCGGCTTCTACTACTTCCCAGCCGAATGCAGAGCAATATATGGAAGTTTGGGAGCCTATTCTCTTAGCTGGAAAGGATGTGCTTCACATCAGCCTCTCCAGCGGGATCTCCGGAGCATATAATTCTGCTTGCATTGCAAGAGAGATGTTAAATGAAAAATACCTGAATAATAAAGTAACAGTAGTTGATTCGCTGGCTGCTTCTTCCGGTTACGGGTTATTGGTAACTCTCGCTGCTGAAAAGAAGAAGAGCGGAAGTACCTTGGAGGAATGTGAGAAGTGGCTGCAGGATAATAAATTAACTATACATCATTGGTTTTTCTCTACCGATCTGACAAGCTATTACAGAGGGGGAAGAATATCAGCTACTTCCGCAGCATTCGGCACTATATTAAAGATATGTCCGCTACTCAATGTAAATCATGAAGGTAAATTAATTCCCAGAGATAAATATAGGGGAAAGAAAAAGGTAAGTGAAGAGATGGTTAAGCGAATGGAGCAGTTTGCAAAAGACCGCTATGACTACTCAGGTAAATGTTATCTTTCCCATTCTGCCTGCTATGAAGATGCGAGATTAGTTGCTGATATGATAGAAGAAAAATTCCCGAAGCTGGATGGTAAGGTAATGATTAATAACATAGGTACGGTTATCGGATCCCATACTGGCCCCGGGACGGTTGCACTTTATTTTGTCGGAGATGAACGTAAGGAGTAA
- a CDS encoding SHOCT-like domain-containing protein, translating to MDEQLRILEMIEKGQITSAEGLELLEALRNTKETAESAAQTTAVQNPVIRKTNYKFLKIKVSSDNKTLNVSVNVPIGLITALGEVAGKVLTHIPPDARIKMEAKGVYISDIDFQSIIRELLNGTLEDPNIVDVEAWDDDSQSMIKVKIYVE from the coding sequence ATGGATGAACAATTAAGGATTTTGGAAATGATTGAAAAAGGTCAGATTACATCTGCCGAAGGCTTAGAACTCCTGGAAGCCTTAAGGAACACCAAAGAAACTGCCGAATCAGCAGCTCAAACTACTGCTGTTCAAAATCCGGTTATCAGAAAAACCAATTATAAATTTTTAAAGATTAAAGTTTCCTCCGATAATAAGACACTGAATGTCAGCGTCAATGTTCCCATCGGCCTAATTACCGCCTTAGGTGAGGTAGCCGGCAAGGTGTTAACACATATCCCACCTGATGCAAGAATTAAGATGGAGGCAAAAGGCGTTTATATATCAGACATTGACTTTCAGAGCATTATCCGTGAATTATTAAACGGAACTCTGGAGGATCCTAATATTGTTGATGTGGAAGCATGGGATGATGACAGCCAGAGCATGATTAAGGTTAAAATATATGTGGAATAG